A genomic segment from Actinoplanes sichuanensis encodes:
- a CDS encoding MMPL family transporter — MATLLYRLGRFSFRRRRLTLAAWVLLLALFGLGASTLSKPTTGAFAIPGTESSQAMEVLEEKFGAGDSDAATAKVVFTAAGKMTPKSLAGAVAALKQAPQVASVADPVFSADQRTAYATVTYTVAPADVTTAARDALLAVRAGDGVGVEFSGEVTRNAEESHAAEAIGIGVAALVLMITFGSLVAAGLPLLTALIGVGLGMLGIQIATGFFDLSSSTAALATMLGLAVGIDYALFVISRYRHEITRNDDPEEAAGRAVGTAGSAVVFAGLTVIIALAALSVTGIPFLTAMGLAAAATVAVAVLVTLSLVPAVIGFAGRRILPRRSREADSGSSLSGREVGAGSGSSLSGREVGAGSGSSLSGREVGAGSGRQVRSRRAGRAAGIPFGERWARGVLKHRVSAVVVPLGLIAAIALPALDLRLALPDDSTAAVDTTQRKAYDQLAAGFGAGSNGPLIIVVDAGAAAAAQKAIIGLHDVVMVTPPVTDPSGATAMLTVIPASAPTSEATQQLVHDIRDLGIASLAVTGATAVNIDVSDKLTGALVPYLAIVVGLAFLLLMLVFRSVLVPIKATLGFLLSVAASFGALVAVFQNGHLAGLLGVETTGPIVSVMPIFLIGILFGLAMDYEVFLVTRTREEFVHGAAPDDAIVTGMRHGARVVTAAALIMMSVFAGFILADDTIIKSLGFALAFGVAIDAFLVRMTIVPAVLSLLGRSAWWLPRWLDRLLPNVDVEGESLSHRRELVAVGR, encoded by the coding sequence GTGGCGACCCTGTTGTACCGGCTGGGCCGGTTCTCGTTCCGGCGGCGCCGGCTCACCCTGGCGGCCTGGGTGCTGCTGCTGGCCCTGTTCGGTCTCGGCGCGTCGACGCTGTCGAAGCCGACGACCGGCGCCTTCGCCATCCCCGGCACCGAGTCGTCGCAGGCCATGGAGGTGCTGGAGGAGAAGTTCGGCGCCGGTGACTCGGACGCGGCCACCGCCAAGGTGGTGTTCACCGCCGCCGGGAAGATGACCCCGAAGAGCCTGGCCGGTGCGGTCGCCGCACTGAAGCAGGCCCCGCAGGTCGCGTCGGTCGCCGATCCGGTGTTCTCGGCCGACCAGCGCACCGCCTACGCGACCGTCACCTACACGGTCGCGCCGGCCGACGTCACCACCGCCGCACGCGACGCGCTGCTCGCGGTCCGTGCCGGTGACGGGGTGGGTGTGGAGTTCTCCGGCGAGGTCACCCGCAACGCCGAGGAGAGCCACGCCGCCGAGGCGATCGGCATCGGGGTGGCCGCGCTGGTCCTGATGATCACTTTCGGGTCGCTCGTGGCCGCCGGGTTGCCGCTGCTCACCGCCCTGATCGGGGTCGGCCTCGGGATGCTCGGCATCCAGATCGCCACCGGCTTCTTCGACCTGTCGTCGTCGACCGCCGCCCTGGCCACCATGCTCGGCCTGGCCGTCGGCATCGACTACGCGCTGTTCGTGATCTCCCGCTACCGGCACGAGATCACCCGCAACGACGATCCGGAGGAGGCCGCCGGGCGTGCCGTCGGCACCGCCGGATCGGCTGTCGTGTTCGCCGGCCTCACCGTGATCATCGCGTTGGCCGCGCTGTCGGTCACCGGCATCCCGTTCCTGACCGCGATGGGCCTGGCCGCCGCCGCGACCGTCGCGGTCGCCGTCCTGGTCACGCTGAGCCTGGTCCCGGCGGTGATCGGATTCGCCGGCCGCCGGATCCTGCCCCGCCGATCCCGCGAAGCCGACTCCGGCTCGTCTCTTTCGGGCCGGGAGGTCGGGGCCGGCTCCGGCTCGTCTCTTTCGGGCCGGGAGGTCGGGGCCGGCTCCGGCTCGTCGCTTTCGGGCCGCGAGGTCGGGGCCGGCTCTGGTCGGCAGGTTCGGTCTCGTCGGGCGGGGCGGGCGGCCGGCATCCCGTTCGGTGAGCGCTGGGCTCGGGGCGTGCTCAAGCACCGGGTGTCGGCCGTGGTGGTGCCGCTCGGGCTGATCGCCGCGATCGCGCTGCCCGCCCTGGACCTGCGCCTGGCCCTGCCCGACGACAGCACCGCCGCCGTCGACACCACCCAGCGCAAGGCCTACGACCAGCTGGCCGCCGGATTCGGGGCCGGCTCCAACGGGCCGCTGATCATCGTGGTCGACGCCGGAGCCGCGGCCGCCGCACAGAAGGCGATCATCGGGCTGCACGACGTCGTGATGGTCACCCCGCCGGTCACCGACCCGTCCGGTGCGACCGCGATGCTCACCGTCATCCCGGCCAGCGCGCCCACCAGTGAGGCCACCCAGCAGCTCGTGCACGACATCCGGGACCTGGGTATCGCCTCCCTGGCGGTCACCGGCGCCACTGCGGTGAACATCGACGTGTCCGACAAACTCACCGGCGCTCTGGTCCCGTACCTCGCCATCGTCGTCGGTCTTGCGTTCCTGCTGTTGATGTTGGTGTTCCGCAGCGTGCTGGTGCCGATCAAGGCGACGCTGGGTTTCCTGCTGAGTGTGGCGGCGTCGTTCGGCGCGCTGGTCGCGGTGTTCCAGAACGGTCATCTGGCCGGGCTTCTCGGGGTCGAGACGACCGGGCCGATCGTGAGCGTGATGCCGATCTTCCTGATCGGGATCCTGTTCGGTCTGGCCATGGACTACGAGGTCTTCCTGGTCACCCGCACCCGGGAGGAGTTCGTGCACGGCGCCGCACCCGACGACGCGATCGTCACCGGCATGCGGCACGGCGCCCGGGTCGTCACCGCCGCCGCGCTGATCATGATGAGCGTCTTCGCCGGTTTCATCCTGGCCGACGACACGATCATCAAGAGCCTCGGCTTCGCACTGGCCTTCGGTGTCGCGATCGACGCCTTCCTGGTACGGATGACGATCGTGCCCGCCGTACTCAGCCTGCTCGGACGTTCCGCCTGGTGGCTGCCCCGCTGGCTGGACCGCCTGCTGCCGAACGTGGACGTCGAGGGCGAGTCCCTGTCCCACCGGCGAGAGCTGGTCGCCGTCGGCAGATGA
- a CDS encoding helix-turn-helix domain-containing protein has translation MTAPLFATLLRDHRRRARMTQHELAVKSGVSVRAISDMERGFSAPQRRTLDALADALGLDPAGRSALADAARPTRDVPSGICALPRDLPDFTGRRDELALLADACRPGSITVVHGPPGVGKTALAVHAATRIAGRACFVDCRGSTPDPAAADEIADRIARVGAPCDLLILDDVADPAGLPTEAGRAVVVTSRRPLPGFGTAIRLLPFTVEESVRLLTAITGHPESGHVRAVAGHCGHLPLALRAAGNRLALRPAWSMAELAGRLAESDRRLALLSVGDLSVWRRYASAYAGLSPDARRAVHLLASPGMETLVELGFVTELAYLYARSLTGGPSIGG, from the coding sequence ATGACCGCCCCGCTGTTCGCCACCCTGCTCCGTGACCACCGCCGCCGGGCCCGGATGACCCAGCACGAACTGGCCGTGAAGTCGGGGGTCAGCGTACGGGCGATCAGTGATATGGAGCGTGGATTCTCGGCGCCGCAACGCCGTACCCTCGATGCCCTGGCCGATGCCCTCGGTCTTGATCCGGCCGGGCGGTCGGCGCTGGCCGACGCCGCGCGGCCGACCCGTGACGTGCCGTCCGGGATCTGTGCCCTGCCCCGCGACCTGCCCGACTTCACCGGTCGTCGGGACGAGCTGGCGCTACTCGCCGACGCCTGCCGACCGGGGTCGATCACCGTGGTGCACGGGCCGCCGGGCGTCGGCAAGACCGCGCTCGCGGTACACGCGGCGACCCGGATCGCCGGCCGCGCGTGTTTCGTGGACTGTCGGGGCAGCACCCCGGACCCGGCCGCCGCGGACGAGATCGCCGACCGGATCGCCCGCGTCGGCGCACCCTGTGACCTGCTGATCCTCGACGACGTGGCGGACCCGGCAGGCTTGCCGACCGAGGCCGGGCGGGCCGTCGTGGTGACCAGCCGGCGGCCGCTGCCGGGGTTCGGAACCGCGATCCGGCTGCTGCCGTTCACCGTCGAGGAGTCGGTGCGGCTGCTCACCGCGATCACCGGGCATCCGGAGTCCGGGCATGTGCGGGCGGTGGCCGGGCACTGCGGGCACCTGCCGCTGGCGTTGCGGGCGGCCGGGAACCGGCTGGCGCTCCGGCCGGCCTGGTCGATGGCCGAGCTGGCCGGGCGGCTGGCCGAAAGTGATCGGCGGCTCGCGCTTCTCAGCGTCGGCGATCTGTCGGTGTGGCGGCGGTACGCGTCGGCGTACGCCGGGTTGTCACCCGACGCACGCCGCGCGGTCCACCTGCTCGCCTCGCCCGGCATGGAGACCCTGGTCGAACTGGGTTTCGTCACCGAATTGGCGTATCTCTACGCTCGGTCGCTCACCGGCGGCCCGTCCATCGGCGGGTGA
- a CDS encoding ATP-binding protein yields the protein MHAGAELFGRDGEVALLGRLLDQTAAERGSALVIRGEPGIGKTALLNWLARTAEKRGMRVLTAAGVESESRLPYAALHQLLYPLSAAIGGLPPVHRAALRAAFGLEEGHPDLYAVALAALDVLVDAAAEQPIVLVTDDLHWLDKASADVMAFVGRRVGNDAILAVGGTRTVALDDPQRRADLPDLELGRLAAADAAALLDTHAPQLSPSVRERFLAEAAGNPLALVELPRSAPPIATAGPLPLNSRLEAAFAARAGNLGVREGALLLTLAADAALDVRRLLVTASEVAGEPVTLGDAQRAIDAALIEVSGPSVRFRHPLMRSAVYQRAPLTARLDVHRRLAGQLADFPDRRLWHLASAALGPDPDLAAELERYAEQARLRGATMSAVAALHRAGELTDQPAAATALVLRAAELASEVGARHEVERLLTESDLSALGPIEEARLANVLEVVRFGQYRDPAARVRELIDRAVAARDAGSRQAYLQLLWRAASRCFFQATGPETADARARIAELAAAEGDDPLALALIAYTVPEERGAEILDRLHRLAATGGGPDTLRFLGSAALVLGDFERSSAWLDAAVADARGQGRMAVIVRLLTSANWGRLWLGDWAQAIAELTESGVLARDTGEAFYAVAARTSTGAITAMRGDLDTAERLLDEVATSPLAAGMSYIHSARVQARGLVHLFRGENQQAYAVLARAFDPASPTYHRYMRWWLVPELLDAALAAQRIAEVRTLVAGLSDLFRAPIVAVAAEYAAVVLDDAPLGPAVSRWPLYRARLQLHRGRVERRRHRTAEARDLLRSARDTFDSLGAVPWAEMARAELRATGESSSRRVSSVRDQLSPQELQIAALAAEGLTNRQIAERLFLSHRTVGSHLYRIYPKLGVTRRAQLAGALQT from the coding sequence GTGCATGCGGGGGCGGAACTGTTCGGGCGCGACGGCGAGGTGGCGCTGCTCGGCCGGTTACTGGACCAGACCGCCGCCGAACGGGGCAGCGCCCTGGTCATCCGGGGCGAGCCGGGGATCGGGAAGACGGCACTACTGAACTGGCTGGCCCGTACCGCCGAGAAACGTGGCATGCGGGTCCTGACCGCAGCCGGTGTGGAGAGCGAATCCCGCCTGCCCTACGCGGCGCTGCACCAGCTGCTGTATCCGCTCTCGGCGGCGATCGGCGGCCTGCCGCCGGTGCACCGGGCCGCGCTGCGGGCCGCGTTCGGTCTCGAGGAGGGCCACCCCGACCTGTACGCGGTGGCGCTGGCCGCCCTCGACGTGCTCGTCGACGCCGCTGCCGAACAGCCGATCGTGCTGGTCACCGACGACCTGCACTGGCTCGACAAGGCGAGCGCCGACGTGATGGCGTTCGTCGGCCGGCGGGTCGGCAACGACGCCATCCTGGCCGTCGGCGGCACCCGGACCGTCGCGCTCGACGACCCGCAGCGGCGTGCCGACCTGCCCGACCTGGAGCTGGGCCGGCTCGCCGCCGCCGACGCGGCCGCGCTGCTCGACACGCACGCGCCGCAGCTGTCGCCGTCGGTGCGGGAACGGTTTCTGGCCGAGGCGGCCGGCAACCCGCTCGCGCTGGTCGAGCTGCCACGCAGCGCCCCGCCGATCGCCACGGCCGGTCCGCTTCCGCTCAACAGCCGGCTGGAGGCGGCGTTCGCGGCACGGGCCGGCAATCTGGGCGTACGCGAGGGTGCCCTGCTGTTGACCCTGGCCGCGGACGCGGCTCTGGACGTTCGGCGGCTGCTCGTCACCGCGTCGGAGGTGGCGGGGGAGCCGGTGACTTTGGGTGACGCCCAGCGGGCCATCGACGCCGCCCTGATCGAGGTGTCCGGGCCGTCGGTGCGGTTCCGGCATCCGCTCATGCGGTCGGCCGTCTATCAGCGTGCGCCGCTGACGGCCCGGCTCGACGTGCACCGGCGGCTGGCCGGTCAGCTCGCCGACTTCCCCGACCGGCGGCTCTGGCACCTCGCCTCAGCCGCCCTCGGACCCGACCCTGACCTGGCCGCCGAGCTGGAACGCTATGCCGAGCAGGCCCGGCTGCGGGGCGCCACCATGTCGGCCGTCGCCGCCCTGCACCGGGCCGGCGAACTGACCGACCAGCCGGCCGCCGCGACCGCGCTGGTGCTGCGCGCGGCCGAGCTCGCCAGTGAGGTGGGCGCCCGCCACGAGGTCGAGCGTCTACTCACCGAGAGTGACCTGTCGGCGCTCGGGCCGATCGAGGAGGCCCGCCTCGCGAACGTCCTCGAGGTGGTCCGCTTCGGGCAGTACCGGGACCCGGCGGCCCGAGTCCGCGAGCTGATCGACCGGGCCGTCGCCGCGCGTGACGCCGGCAGCCGACAGGCCTACCTCCAGCTGCTGTGGCGGGCCGCGTCCCGCTGCTTCTTCCAGGCCACCGGCCCGGAGACGGCCGACGCGCGGGCCCGGATCGCGGAGCTCGCCGCTGCGGAGGGCGACGATCCACTCGCCCTGGCACTGATCGCCTACACCGTTCCGGAGGAGCGCGGCGCCGAGATCCTGGACCGGCTGCACCGTCTCGCGGCCACCGGCGGCGGACCGGACACGCTGCGGTTCCTGGGCAGTGCGGCGCTGGTGCTCGGCGACTTCGAACGCAGTTCGGCATGGCTCGACGCGGCCGTCGCCGACGCTCGCGGCCAGGGCCGGATGGCCGTCATCGTGCGTCTGCTGACCAGCGCCAATTGGGGCCGGTTGTGGCTCGGCGACTGGGCTCAGGCGATCGCCGAACTCACCGAGTCGGGGGTGCTCGCGCGGGACACCGGCGAGGCGTTCTACGCGGTCGCCGCCCGCACCAGCACTGGCGCGATCACCGCGATGCGCGGCGACCTCGACACCGCCGAACGGCTCCTCGACGAGGTCGCCACCAGCCCGCTCGCCGCGGGCATGAGCTACATCCATTCGGCGCGGGTCCAGGCACGCGGTCTGGTCCATCTCTTCCGCGGGGAGAATCAGCAGGCGTACGCCGTACTGGCGCGCGCTTTCGACCCGGCCTCGCCGACCTACCACCGGTACATGCGGTGGTGGCTGGTTCCGGAGCTGCTCGACGCCGCTCTGGCCGCACAACGGATCGCTGAGGTCCGTACCCTCGTCGCGGGTCTGTCGGATCTCTTCCGCGCGCCGATCGTGGCGGTCGCCGCCGAGTATGCCGCCGTCGTCCTGGACGACGCGCCTCTGGGACCGGCCGTCTCTCGGTGGCCGCTCTACCGTGCGCGGTTGCAGTTGCATCGTGGCCGGGTCGAACGCCGCCGCCACCGCACCGCCGAAGCCCGTGACCTGCTCCGATCGGCCCGCGACACGTTCGACTCGCTGGGTGCCGTGCCGTGGGCCGAGATGGCCCGGGCCGAGCTGCGGGCCACCGGCGAGAGCAGCAGCCGGCGTGTGTCGTCGGTCCGTGATCAGCTGTCGCCGCAGGAACTGCAGATCGCCGCCCTCGCCGCCGAGGGCCTGACCAATCGGCAGATCGCCGAACGACTGTTCCTGTCGCACCGCACGGTCGGCTCCCACCTGTACCGCATCTACCCGAAACTCGGGGTGACCCGGCGAGCCCAGCTCGCCGGGGCCCTCCAGACCTAG
- a CDS encoding IS701 family transposase, translated as MAESHSVEPARWRRTIDLVIDSFASRFRRVEPRRAAAGFVTGLLADLEIKTCWQVAEQAGHARPDAMQRLLYRAKWNADAVRDDVRKVVTDRFGDPDGVLVVDETGDLKKGVHSVGVQRQYTGTAGRIENAQVGVFLAYASRHGHALIDRRVYLPKSWTDDRSRCEQAGVPDDVVFATRSELADDMITAAVNALVPARWVAADEAYGNNTRLRSELRKLRLGYVLAVSCDHLVPIDAGKTRCRADRLAADLPATAWTRRSAGDGSKGPRFYDWAWLADVGADGDPDDDGRHSLLIRRNNTTGELTFYRCWASRPATLAQLVRVAGVRWIVEESFQAGKGQVGLDQHQVRRWTSWHRFTTLALAALAVLAICAADARSADRHGQPDMIDLTVNEIRRLINVLLIRPTRTIADRLRWSCWRRRHQARARKAHYARRLTLEFQP; from the coding sequence GTGGCCGAGAGCCACAGCGTAGAGCCTGCCCGATGGCGACGAACCATCGACCTGGTTATCGACTCGTTCGCCAGCCGGTTCCGCCGGGTCGAGCCCCGCCGGGCGGCAGCCGGATTCGTCACCGGACTGCTCGCCGACCTGGAGATCAAGACGTGCTGGCAGGTGGCTGAGCAGGCCGGACATGCCCGGCCTGATGCGATGCAACGGCTGCTTTACCGGGCCAAGTGGAACGCTGATGCAGTGCGTGACGACGTTCGCAAGGTCGTCACCGACCGGTTCGGTGACCCCGACGGTGTCCTCGTGGTCGACGAGACCGGCGATCTGAAGAAGGGCGTGCACTCGGTCGGCGTCCAGCGTCAATACACCGGGACCGCGGGGCGGATCGAGAATGCCCAGGTCGGCGTGTTCCTGGCCTACGCGAGCAGACACGGTCACGCCCTGATCGACCGGCGGGTCTACCTGCCGAAATCCTGGACCGACGACCGCAGCCGGTGTGAGCAGGCCGGCGTCCCAGACGACGTCGTGTTCGCCACCCGATCCGAGCTGGCCGACGACATGATCACCGCCGCCGTGAACGCACTGGTCCCGGCCCGGTGGGTCGCCGCGGACGAGGCCTATGGCAACAACACCCGACTCCGCAGTGAACTGCGCAAACTCCGCCTCGGCTACGTCCTGGCGGTCTCCTGCGACCACCTCGTGCCGATCGATGCAGGTAAGACCCGCTGCCGAGCCGACCGGCTGGCCGCCGACCTGCCCGCCACTGCCTGGACCCGGCGCAGCGCCGGTGACGGATCGAAAGGGCCACGGTTCTACGACTGGGCCTGGCTGGCCGACGTCGGTGCCGACGGCGATCCCGACGACGACGGCCGGCACAGCCTGCTGATCCGCCGCAACAACACCACCGGTGAGCTGACCTTCTACCGCTGCTGGGCATCCCGACCGGCCACCCTCGCCCAACTCGTCCGGGTCGCCGGAGTCCGTTGGATTGTGGAAGAAAGCTTTCAGGCCGGGAAAGGCCAGGTCGGGCTTGACCAGCACCAAGTCCGACGCTGGACGTCCTGGCACCGGTTCACAACCCTCGCCCTGGCCGCCCTCGCCGTCCTCGCGATCTGCGCCGCCGACGCCCGATCAGCAGACCGGCACGGCCAACCCGACATGATCGATCTGACCGTCAACGAGATCCGCCGGCTGATCAACGTCCTACTGATCCGCCCGACTCGCACCATCGCCGATCGTTTGCGCTGGTCATGCTGGCGACGCCGCCACCAAGCACGAGCCAGAAAAGCCCACTACGCCCGCCGCCTCACCCTTGAATTCCAACCATGA
- a CDS encoding alpha/beta hydrolase — MSTIVLIHGLWVTPRSWEQWIPYYRAKGHTVIAPAYPGFEVEVEALRADPRVIAELTVPETVAHLEKVITALPEKPILIGHSFGGTLTQLLMDRGHGAAGVVIDSAPPEGIRVTPPSQLKSLFPILNNPAKRHQAAGFTAEQFHYAFTNTLPEDAAKQTYERYAIPAPGSWVWSYGLIANFKPGKQETWVDFHNADRAPLLFIAGGKDHIMPPAVNRSNADHYKAAGTVTEFHEFPERSHWTCGEPGWEAVADYALEWALRHAA, encoded by the coding sequence ATGAGCACGATCGTCCTCATTCACGGACTCTGGGTCACCCCCCGCAGCTGGGAACAGTGGATCCCCTACTACCGGGCCAAGGGCCACACGGTGATCGCGCCCGCCTACCCCGGTTTCGAGGTGGAGGTCGAGGCGCTGCGGGCCGATCCGCGGGTGATCGCCGAGCTGACCGTCCCGGAGACGGTCGCCCACTTGGAGAAGGTGATCACCGCGCTGCCGGAGAAGCCGATCCTGATCGGGCACTCGTTCGGTGGCACGCTGACCCAGCTGCTGATGGACCGCGGTCACGGCGCGGCCGGTGTGGTGATCGACTCGGCGCCGCCGGAGGGCATCCGGGTGACGCCGCCGTCGCAGTTGAAGTCGCTGTTCCCGATTCTGAACAACCCGGCGAAACGGCACCAGGCGGCCGGGTTCACCGCTGAGCAGTTCCACTACGCGTTCACGAACACGCTGCCGGAGGACGCCGCGAAACAGACCTACGAGCGGTACGCGATCCCGGCCCCGGGCAGCTGGGTGTGGAGTTACGGGCTGATCGCCAACTTCAAGCCCGGCAAGCAGGAGACCTGGGTGGACTTCCACAACGCGGACCGGGCGCCGCTGCTGTTCATCGCCGGCGGTAAGGACCACATCATGCCGCCCGCGGTGAACAGGTCCAACGCCGATCACTACAAGGCCGCGGGTACGGTCACCGAGTTCCACGAGTTCCCGGAGCGCTCACACTGGACCTGCGGCGAGCCGGGCTGGGAGGCGGTGGCCGACTACGCCCTGGAATGGGCACTCAGGCACGCCGCCTAG